One part of the Desulfatirhabdium butyrativorans DSM 18734 genome encodes these proteins:
- a CDS encoding class I SAM-dependent methyltransferase yields the protein MESPVSQEFDAFADTYRRIHSENVKISGADSAYFSRHKLMEIKREEGTGTVDFLDFGCGDGMLASFFNDIFPGSRYTGFDISPESIRVACDRKLCGCHFVTGNPSDELPFQEASFDVVLVSCVFHHIPVTCWAETIGRLKRVLRKGGRLYIFEHNPLNPVTRHIVSTCVFDRNAVLVWPRRMIRLLKENGLEADRERYVLFFPRLRLLNRLLAFEPWLAWLPLGAQYYIRADRIHD from the coding sequence CAAAATCTCGGGAGCCGATTCCGCCTATTTCTCACGCCACAAGCTCATGGAAATCAAACGGGAGGAGGGGACAGGGACCGTCGATTTCCTTGATTTCGGTTGCGGCGACGGCATGCTCGCCTCCTTTTTCAATGACATATTTCCGGGGTCTCGCTATACGGGGTTCGATATTTCACCGGAGAGCATCCGGGTGGCTTGCGATAGGAAGCTATGCGGATGCCACTTTGTTACCGGAAACCCGTCGGATGAACTTCCTTTTCAAGAGGCTTCCTTTGATGTGGTGCTGGTTTCCTGCGTGTTTCACCACATTCCGGTAACCTGTTGGGCGGAAACGATCGGCCGGCTGAAGCGTGTGTTGCGAAAGGGCGGCAGACTTTACATTTTCGAACACAATCCGCTCAATCCCGTGACTCGTCATATCGTTTCCACATGCGTATTCGACAGAAACGCGGTGCTGGTGTGGCCGAGGCGCATGATTCGCCTGCTCAAGGAAAACGGTCTGGAAGCGGATCGGGAACGCTATGTGCTGTTTTTCCCAAGGTTGCGCCTGCTGAATCGGCTGCTGGCCTTCGAACCTTGGCTGGCGTGGCTTCCGTTGGGTGCGCAGTACTACATTCGGGCGGATCGTATACACGACTGA
- a CDS encoding saccharopine dehydrogenase family protein → MGRIMIIGAGGVGGVVIHKCAQLPEVFTEILVASRTLEKCKAIQEQLPRPIQIAQVDADNTKEVVGLIRQFHPDLVVNVALPYQDLTIMDACLETGVDYLDTANYEPRDEAKFCYKWQWDYQERFQERGIMALLGCGFDPGVTNVFCAYALKHHFDEIHTVDIMDCNAGDHGHPFATNFNPEINIREVTQKGKYYENGEWIETDPLSVHKTFDFPEIGPREMYLMYHEEMESLVKHIPGIRRMRFWMTFGQEYLTHLRVLQNVGMTRIDPVRFQGVDIIPLQFLKALLPEPSSLGENYRGKTNIGCMITGVKGGRERTYYVYNVCDHAACYREIKAQAISYTTGVPAMIGAKMILSGTWKGAGVFNVEQFDPDPFMEDLNRYGLQWIEKFL, encoded by the coding sequence ATGGGTCGAATCATGATTATTGGCGCCGGCGGAGTCGGCGGGGTTGTCATTCATAAATGTGCGCAACTGCCTGAGGTATTCACCGAGATTCTGGTAGCCAGCCGGACTCTTGAAAAATGCAAGGCCATTCAGGAACAACTGCCAAGGCCGATCCAGATCGCCCAGGTCGATGCGGACAACACGAAGGAAGTCGTCGGGCTGATTCGGCAGTTTCATCCCGATCTTGTCGTGAATGTGGCTCTCCCGTATCAGGATCTCACCATCATGGATGCATGCCTCGAAACCGGTGTGGATTACCTCGATACCGCCAATTACGAGCCCCGGGATGAGGCAAAGTTCTGCTACAAATGGCAGTGGGATTATCAGGAGCGTTTCCAGGAAAGAGGCATCATGGCTCTTCTGGGCTGCGGTTTCGATCCCGGTGTCACCAACGTGTTCTGTGCCTATGCTTTGAAGCATCATTTCGATGAAATTCACACCGTAGACATCATGGACTGCAATGCCGGAGATCACGGCCACCCGTTTGCCACCAATTTCAACCCGGAGATCAACATCCGGGAAGTCACCCAAAAGGGGAAATATTACGAAAACGGCGAATGGATCGAAACCGATCCGCTCAGTGTGCACAAGACCTTCGATTTTCCGGAAATCGGTCCCCGGGAAATGTATCTGATGTATCACGAGGAAATGGAATCGCTCGTCAAGCATATTCCCGGCATCCGCAGGATGCGCTTCTGGATGACCTTCGGGCAGGAATACCTTACCCATCTGCGGGTGCTGCAGAATGTGGGGATGACCCGGATCGATCCGGTGCGCTTTCAGGGGGTGGATATCATTCCGCTGCAATTCCTGAAGGCGCTTTTGCCGGAACCTTCGAGTCTTGGTGAAAATTACCGGGGAAAAACCAACATCGGCTGTATGATCACCGGGGTGAAAGGGGGCAGGGAGCGGACTTATTATGTATACAATGTCTGCGATCATGCCGCGTGCTACCGGGAAATCAAGGCTCAGGCCATTTCCTATACGACGGGGGTTCCTGCGATGATCGGCGCCAAGATGATTCTGAGCGGGACATGGAAAGGCGCCGGGGTATTCAACGTCGAGCAATTCGATCCCGATCCCTTTATGGAAGACCTCAACCGGTACGGACTGCAATGGATCGAGAAGTTTTTGTAA
- the nspC gene encoding carboxynorspermidine decarboxylase encodes MDREVFVNPRIPSPCYVVSEKLIRRNLAILDDVQKRTGAKILLALKGFAMFSLFPGIREVLHGVAASSVDEARLGFEEFGRSVHTCGPAYPDGDMPELLRFSDHIVFNSFSQWKRFRRQLLDFPKPVRAGIRINPQHSEVKVPIYDPCGPCSRLGVVRSQFEPESLDGITGLHFHTLCELNADSLQRTIQAVESRFGDILPRMEWINFGGGHHITRPDYDVDLLCRLILAFRDEHGLEIFLEPGEAIALNTGFLVATVLDVIHNEMDIAILDTSASAHMPDVIEMPYRPEIIGADQPGVLPHTYRLAGMTCLAGDVIGDYSFDTPLSSGDRLVFCDMAHYSMVKNNTFNGIRLPSIGILQSDGSFRLVRRFGYEDYRGRLS; translated from the coding sequence ATGGATCGAGAAGTTTTTGTAAATCCCCGCATCCCGTCGCCCTGCTATGTCGTCTCCGAAAAGCTGATCCGACGGAATCTGGCCATACTGGATGACGTGCAGAAACGAACGGGCGCAAAAATCCTGCTGGCGCTCAAAGGGTTTGCGATGTTCAGCCTGTTCCCCGGCATCCGGGAAGTGTTGCACGGTGTGGCCGCTTCTTCGGTGGATGAGGCCCGCCTGGGGTTTGAGGAATTCGGCCGTTCCGTGCATACCTGCGGCCCGGCCTATCCAGATGGCGATATGCCGGAGCTGCTGCGCTTCAGCGATCATATCGTCTTTAACTCCTTTTCCCAATGGAAGCGATTCCGCAGGCAGCTCCTCGATTTTCCGAAGCCGGTTCGTGCGGGAATCCGGATCAATCCCCAACATTCCGAAGTGAAAGTGCCGATCTACGATCCCTGCGGGCCGTGCTCCCGGCTTGGGGTCGTCAGGAGCCAATTCGAGCCGGAATCGCTCGATGGCATCACGGGCCTGCATTTCCATACGCTGTGCGAGCTCAATGCCGACAGCCTTCAGCGAACGATTCAGGCCGTGGAGTCGCGTTTTGGCGATATCCTGCCGCGAATGGAATGGATCAATTTCGGGGGAGGCCATCACATTACCCGCCCGGATTACGATGTCGATCTGCTTTGCCGCCTGATCCTGGCGTTCAGAGACGAGCACGGTCTTGAAATCTTTCTGGAGCCTGGGGAGGCGATAGCGCTGAACACCGGATTTCTGGTGGCCACCGTCCTCGATGTCATCCATAACGAGATGGACATCGCCATCCTGGATACATCCGCTTCGGCCCACATGCCCGATGTGATCGAGATGCCCTACCGGCCGGAGATCATCGGGGCCGATCAACCGGGCGTATTGCCCCATACGTACCGTCTGGCCGGAATGACGTGTCTTGCCGGAGACGTGATCGGGGACTATTCTTTCGATACCCCGCTTTCGTCAGGTGATCGGCTGGTGTTTTGCGACATGGCGCATTATTCGATGGTCAAGAACAACACGTTCAACGGCATCCGCCTGCCGTCTATCGGTATTCTGCAAAGCGACGGCTCCTTCCGGCTGGTCAGACGCTTCGGATACGAGGATTATCGCGGCAGGCTTTCCTGA
- a CDS encoding aminotransferase class IV, with product MSAVYYVDGRFVPPAEACIPVDDLALLRGLAVFDFLRTYCAKPYGVLSHLSRLRASAERIGIALPWSRETLAGIVQSTLDRNDYAESNVRIIVTAGSSTDFMNPQGKPRLVVMVTPLPVMPSWWYENGAGIVTVRLERQMTGAKRIDYVDARMALEAAHSQNAIEAIYTDRNDRVYEGTTSNLFLIRNGVLMTPGHGILPGITRQTILDVATTGMPVEVQDISLAELLQADEVFISGTNKGIVPVVSVDGHPVASGKPGKLTRNLSDAFNAWVQQNGEPPSFGGSIHPDLEPPTCQRSASQDSNNSSS from the coding sequence ATGAGTGCAGTATACTATGTAGATGGAAGGTTTGTCCCGCCCGCCGAGGCCTGTATTCCGGTAGATGACCTGGCGTTGCTGCGGGGGCTTGCGGTTTTCGATTTCCTGCGAACGTATTGCGCGAAGCCTTACGGCGTTCTTTCGCATTTGAGCAGGCTTCGCGCTTCGGCGGAGCGGATCGGGATCGCGCTTCCCTGGTCGAGGGAGACTCTGGCAGGGATCGTTCAGAGTACACTTGATCGAAACGATTATGCCGAATCGAATGTCCGCATCATCGTTACAGCCGGATCGAGCACCGATTTCATGAATCCTCAGGGGAAACCGAGACTCGTCGTTATGGTAACCCCGCTTCCGGTCATGCCCTCCTGGTGGTATGAAAATGGCGCAGGGATTGTGACGGTGCGGTTGGAGCGGCAGATGACCGGCGCCAAACGGATCGATTATGTTGATGCGAGAATGGCACTGGAGGCCGCCCATAGCCAAAACGCCATTGAAGCCATTTATACGGATCGAAACGATCGGGTTTATGAGGGCACGACATCCAATCTCTTTCTGATCCGAAACGGCGTACTGATGACACCGGGTCATGGTATTTTACCGGGTATCACCCGGCAGACCATTTTGGATGTGGCCACAACCGGGATGCCGGTCGAGGTGCAGGATATATCGCTTGCCGAATTGCTCCAGGCAGACGAGGTCTTCATCAGTGGGACCAACAAGGGAATCGTTCCGGTTGTGTCGGTGGATGGGCATCCCGTTGCATCGGGAAAGCCTGGCAAGCTGACCCGGAACTTGAGCGATGCTTTCAATGCCTGGGTTCAGCAAAACGGAGAGCCGCCTTCTTTTGGGGGGTCGATTCATCCGGATTTGGAGCCGCCGACTTGCCAAAGATCGGCAAGCCAGGATTCCAATAATTCAAGTTCTTGA
- a CDS encoding lipase family protein → MFHRGGGNIRCGFSLQITGDFGPEILQQIVRISILRGCRRHDFTGHSLGGALAILAASVFPAEAVYTFGAPKTGDAVFADSLKNAQIYRFENDRDIITTVPASAIPFDFCHCGVPICLKDDMRTGLVSSSIRGLTDPPEFLSDHAPVNYTIRLETGLFQSRSS, encoded by the coding sequence TTGTTTCACCGCGGTGGCGGCAATATCCGCTGCGGCTTCAGCCTGCAGATAACAGGAGATTTCGGACCGGAAATCCTGCAGCAGATCGTGCGAATTTCGATTCTGAGAGGCTGTCGGCGCCACGATTTCACGGGCCATAGCCTGGGCGGCGCGCTGGCCATCCTGGCGGCTTCCGTATTTCCGGCCGAAGCGGTTTACACGTTTGGTGCACCCAAAACGGGGGATGCCGTATTTGCCGATTCATTGAAAAACGCCCAAATATATCGATTTGAAAACGACCGTGACATCATCACCACGGTGCCAGCGTCTGCCATCCCCTTTGATTTCTGCCATTGTGGCGTGCCGATCTGCCTGAAAGATGACATGCGAACCGGTCTTGTATCCAGCAGCATCCGCGGACTGACCGATCCGCCGGAATTTCTTTCCGACCATGCGCCGGTCAATTATACGATCCGGCTGGAAACCGGGCTGTTTCAATCCCGAAGTTCCTGA
- a CDS encoding STELLO glycosyltransferase family protein: MRPAVVITTIHPPSPSIARWIDQTDWPIIIVADRKTPPDWAMDRCLCVSAEMQQALSFNITHQLPWNHYARKMIGYLIAMQQGANIIVDTDDDNEPLPGYGILPEEGVYGASRPDLGFLNVYRYFSEQWIWPRGFPLHRLRQEAKSPPLVPEPRKMRIGVWQGLVRGEPDVDAIYRMTVHQECQFLEKPPLVLEKGTICPVNSQNTIFFKKAFPLLYLPAFVSFRFTDILRGIIAQPVMWATGLRTGFVAPTASQNRNSHDLLQDFRSEISCYLQAEAA, encoded by the coding sequence ATGAGACCTGCGGTTGTCATCACCACCATTCATCCCCCTTCGCCATCAATTGCGCGATGGATCGATCAAACCGATTGGCCGATCATTATCGTTGCGGATCGCAAAACCCCACCCGATTGGGCAATGGATCGATGTCTGTGCGTTTCCGCAGAAATGCAGCAGGCGCTTTCTTTCAACATCACGCATCAACTTCCCTGGAATCATTATGCCCGGAAGATGATCGGTTATCTGATTGCGATGCAGCAAGGTGCGAATATCATCGTTGATACGGATGATGACAACGAACCCTTACCCGGTTACGGGATATTACCGGAAGAAGGGGTTTATGGAGCGAGCCGCCCGGATTTGGGGTTTCTGAACGTGTATCGGTATTTTTCGGAACAATGGATCTGGCCGAGGGGATTCCCGCTGCATCGGCTCCGGCAGGAAGCCAAAAGCCCCCCCCTGGTCCCCGAACCCCGGAAAATGCGCATCGGCGTCTGGCAGGGTCTTGTCCGGGGCGAGCCGGATGTAGATGCCATCTATCGCATGACGGTCCATCAGGAATGTCAATTTTTGGAGAAGCCGCCGCTGGTTCTGGAAAAAGGGACGATCTGCCCGGTCAATTCCCAGAACACGATCTTTTTCAAAAAAGCCTTCCCGCTGCTCTATCTGCCAGCGTTTGTCTCTTTCCGATTTACGGATATTTTACGGGGAATCATCGCTCAGCCCGTGATGTGGGCGACAGGCCTTCGAACGGGTTTCGTGGCGCCGACAGCCTCTCAGAATCGAAATTCGCACGATCTGCTGCAGGATTTCCGGTCCGAAATCTCCTGTTATCTGCAGGCTGAAGCCGCA
- the glnD gene encoding [protein-PII] uridylyltransferase, producing MKDASMANEHPALVLKKKRKRLITEGLKTNCPELIRLLSDMLDEYFCAVYEGSIVGPTLRIERNPYAIVALGGYGRREECVQSDVDLLFLFDEKVPENCEALIQEIVYPLWDIGLSVGHATRSIDESLDLAGTDLDTFTAMLDARLICGMSPLFSTFTNRFRQEVIQPAQDRWIETILSGYRERRARFGDSAYLLEPNIKEGSGSLRDYHTIRWIAMILSNIRDIRDLEYYGYVSSQEYARLSDALSWLWVVRNHLHDIAGRKCDRLYFEYQPRVAKRLGFFPSDRGQPVEQMLGKVHSAMEFLNQLVQLGTREVESIKRHPKQVRVAPKGRVPEIQLDRGSLHFTSSESIVRNPLLILRIFEESAKLGAPLGIDARRLIREFSYLANETFLRMPGALKLFESALMAQNTLAIDVLSEMSVAGLLERLIPEFGLIKDRIQYDRYHLFSVDAHSLKTVQTIKSFASSKTKDWCSLCAELYGDISPHRKWLLWAALLHDIGKGVQSDSHSRKGAEMAREILNRLGYRKRDVDTVFFLIENHLLLIKTATRRDINDEEVAVACARIVNHPERLKMLYLLTVADSMSTGPKAWNEWTAALLRDFFFKVLNILERKELAGFQVVRDMTRKKTQLFEAAAGRIDAAALEKTYGYMSPRYLLYAEVPQILEHVKLFRILGSRAFVWNIQTDTDTNTRTVTICAKDRPGLFSRIAGVFTLNDMNILNAQVFTWRNNTALDIFHVSPPTDAFFEEERWAKAERHLEAALKEELDLPNAIREKMASYAFKAQQGNTRPPRVKVDNTESSFFTIIEVFSDDFPGLLFWVTDAIYRLQLDIWLAKIATKVDQILDVFYVRDFDGQKVDGPEQVQTIQKTILDTLIGITKPGGMS from the coding sequence ATGAAAGATGCGAGCATGGCCAACGAACACCCCGCACTCGTTCTGAAAAAGAAGAGGAAACGCCTGATCACGGAAGGGCTGAAAACCAACTGCCCGGAGCTGATCCGGCTGTTATCGGATATGCTCGATGAATATTTCTGTGCGGTTTACGAAGGCAGCATCGTTGGGCCTACACTGCGGATCGAGCGCAATCCGTATGCCATCGTGGCGCTGGGGGGGTACGGTCGCAGGGAGGAATGTGTCCAATCCGATGTGGACCTGCTTTTCCTGTTTGACGAAAAAGTGCCCGAAAATTGCGAAGCCCTGATCCAGGAAATCGTTTACCCGCTCTGGGATATTGGCCTGAGTGTGGGGCATGCCACGCGCTCCATCGATGAAAGTCTCGATCTTGCCGGAACCGATCTCGATACGTTCACCGCCATGCTCGATGCCCGATTGATCTGTGGCATGAGCCCGCTGTTTTCCACGTTTACGAATCGTTTTCGTCAGGAAGTGATTCAACCGGCCCAGGATCGATGGATTGAGACCATTCTTTCGGGTTATCGGGAAAGACGTGCCCGTTTCGGCGATTCGGCCTATCTGCTCGAGCCCAACATCAAGGAAGGATCCGGAAGCCTGCGAGATTATCATACCATTCGATGGATCGCGATGATTCTGTCGAACATTCGGGATATCCGGGATCTGGAATATTACGGATACGTATCGAGTCAAGAATACGCCAGGCTCTCGGATGCATTGAGTTGGCTCTGGGTGGTTCGAAACCACCTGCATGATATTGCAGGAAGAAAATGCGATCGGCTCTATTTTGAATATCAGCCCAGAGTTGCAAAGCGTCTCGGGTTTTTCCCCAGTGACCGGGGGCAGCCCGTCGAGCAGATGTTGGGCAAGGTGCATTCGGCGATGGAATTTCTCAACCAACTGGTTCAGTTGGGCACCAGAGAAGTCGAATCGATCAAGCGGCATCCCAAACAGGTCCGAGTCGCTCCCAAAGGGCGGGTTCCGGAAATCCAGTTGGACAGAGGCAGCCTGCATTTTACCTCTTCTGAATCGATTGTTCGAAATCCATTGCTCATCCTTCGAATTTTTGAGGAAAGCGCCAAACTCGGGGCGCCCTTGGGTATCGATGCAAGAAGGCTGATACGAGAATTTTCATATCTGGCCAACGAGACATTTTTGCGGATGCCCGGTGCCTTGAAACTCTTTGAAAGCGCCCTGATGGCTCAGAATACACTGGCAATCGATGTTCTTAGCGAAATGTCGGTGGCAGGTCTTCTTGAACGGCTGATTCCGGAATTTGGCCTGATCAAGGACAGGATACAATATGATCGGTATCATCTGTTTTCCGTCGATGCCCATTCGCTGAAGACGGTCCAGACCATCAAATCGTTTGCTTCTTCAAAAACGAAGGACTGGTGCAGCCTGTGTGCCGAATTGTACGGGGATATTTCCCCTCATCGGAAATGGCTCCTTTGGGCGGCGCTGCTCCACGACATCGGAAAAGGGGTCCAGAGTGACTCCCATTCCCGAAAAGGCGCCGAAATGGCCCGAGAAATCCTGAATCGATTGGGATATCGAAAAAGGGATGTCGATACGGTCTTTTTTCTGATCGAAAACCACCTGCTGCTGATCAAAACGGCAACCCGCAGAGACATCAACGACGAGGAGGTTGCCGTTGCCTGCGCCCGGATTGTGAATCATCCGGAACGCCTGAAAATGCTCTATCTGTTGACTGTCGCGGACTCGATGTCGACCGGCCCCAAGGCGTGGAACGAGTGGACGGCCGCATTGCTTCGGGATTTCTTTTTTAAGGTCCTCAATATTCTGGAAAGGAAGGAACTGGCCGGTTTTCAGGTTGTCCGGGACATGACACGAAAGAAAACCCAGCTCTTCGAGGCTGCGGCAGGCCGAATCGATGCGGCTGCACTCGAAAAAACCTATGGTTATATGTCTCCGCGATATCTGCTGTACGCGGAGGTGCCCCAGATACTGGAACATGTCAAGCTCTTTCGAATCCTGGGGTCCCGGGCATTCGTCTGGAACATTCAAACCGATACGGATACCAACACCCGGACCGTCACGATCTGCGCAAAGGACCGGCCGGGGTTGTTTTCCAGAATTGCCGGGGTCTTCACGCTCAACGACATGAACATCCTGAATGCGCAGGTCTTCACCTGGCGCAACAACACAGCCCTGGATATTTTTCATGTCAGTCCGCCAACCGACGCCTTCTTTGAAGAAGAGCGATGGGCTAAGGCAGAACGGCATCTCGAGGCCGCATTGAAAGAAGAGCTTGATCTTCCGAATGCCATCAGAGAAAAAATGGCCTCCTATGCGTTCAAGGCGCAGCAGGGAAATACACGGCCACCCAGGGTCAAGGTGGATAATACGGAGAGCAGCTTCTTTACGATCATCGAGGTGTTTTCGGATGATTTTCCAGGACTTCTTTTCTGGGTGACCGATGCGATTTACCGGTTGCAGCTCGATATCTGGCTGGCGAAGATTGCAACGAAAGTCGATCAAATCCTGGATGTGTTTTATGTTCGGGATTTCGATGGACAAAAGGTGGATGGACCCGAGCAGGTCCAGACGATTCAAAAGACCATATTGGATACCTTGATCGGAATCACAAAACCAGGAGGCATGTCATGA
- a CDS encoding P-II family nitrogen regulator translates to MKKIEAIIKPFKLDEVKEALNEIGIQGMTVSEVKGYGRQKGHKEIYRGAEYIVDFIPKIKIEVVVEDTMVEQVIDRICSAAKTGKLGDGKIFVVPIEQVIRVRTGERGKDAI, encoded by the coding sequence ATGAAAAAAATCGAGGCGATTATCAAGCCGTTCAAGCTGGACGAGGTTAAAGAGGCATTGAATGAGATTGGCATTCAGGGAATGACGGTTTCCGAAGTCAAAGGATACGGCCGTCAGAAAGGACACAAGGAAATTTATCGTGGGGCGGAGTATATCGTTGATTTCATCCCCAAAATCAAAATCGAAGTTGTCGTCGAAGACACGATGGTCGAGCAGGTGATCGATCGGATCTGCAGCGCCGCAAAAACCGGAAAATTGGGTGATGGCAAGATATTTGTGGTACCGATCGAGCAGGTGATTCGGGTGCGAACCGGAGAGCGTGGCAAGGATGCGATATAG
- the glnA gene encoding type I glutamate--ammonia ligase, whose product MKPNEVLAFAKENKVKVVDLRFMDFLGIWQHYTVPIGALDESTFEDGFGFDGSSIRGWQPINASDMLIIPDAKTAKIDPFYAEPTLVLIANIVDPTTLTPYSRDPRFIAQKAESYLKSTGIGDVAYIGPEAEFFIFDDIRFESSTHRAFYEIDSIEGTWNTGRDECPNLGYKPRLKEGYFPVPPMDKFQDLRTEMLLTLESLGIEVEAQHHEVAQAGQAEIDMKFRPLVEMGDQLAWFKYVLKNVAYRKGHTVTFMPKPLFGDNGTGMHTHVSIWKDGQPLFAGDRYAGGSQMMFYAIGGILKHCKALCAFTNPTTNSYKRLVPGYEAPVNLAYSSRNRSAAIRIPMYSTSPKAKRIEFRTPDPSCNGYLAFSAILMAVLDGIEKKIDPGDPLDKNIYDLPPEELANVPSAPGSLEEAIEALKADHEFLMKGDVFTQDVIDTWIEYKKAHEIDPVKLRPHPHEFQLYFDI is encoded by the coding sequence ATGAAACCAAATGAAGTTCTGGCATTCGCCAAAGAAAACAAGGTCAAAGTCGTCGATTTGCGTTTCATGGATTTTCTGGGAATCTGGCAGCATTATACCGTTCCCATAGGGGCTTTAGACGAATCGACATTTGAAGACGGTTTTGGCTTCGATGGTTCCAGCATTCGAGGCTGGCAGCCGATCAATGCAAGCGACATGCTCATCATTCCGGACGCTAAAACCGCCAAAATCGATCCGTTCTATGCGGAACCGACCCTGGTCTTGATCGCCAATATCGTCGATCCGACAACCCTCACCCCCTATTCGAGAGATCCGCGATTTATCGCCCAGAAGGCCGAATCCTATCTCAAGTCTACGGGAATCGGCGATGTGGCTTACATTGGGCCTGAGGCCGAATTTTTCATCTTCGATGATATCCGCTTTGAATCATCCACGCATCGGGCTTTTTACGAAATCGATTCCATCGAAGGCACCTGGAACACGGGTCGGGACGAGTGTCCGAATCTGGGTTACAAGCCGCGTCTCAAGGAAGGGTATTTTCCGGTTCCCCCGATGGATAAATTTCAGGATCTCCGGACGGAAATGCTCCTGACACTGGAATCGCTCGGGATCGAAGTCGAGGCCCAGCACCACGAGGTGGCTCAGGCGGGACAGGCGGAAATCGATATGAAATTCAGGCCGCTTGTCGAGATGGGTGATCAACTGGCATGGTTCAAATATGTGTTGAAAAATGTCGCCTATCGCAAGGGCCATACCGTGACCTTCATGCCAAAACCGCTTTTCGGAGACAATGGCACGGGCATGCATACCCACGTCAGCATCTGGAAAGACGGCCAGCCGCTGTTCGCCGGGGATCGCTATGCAGGCGGCTCCCAGATGATGTTCTACGCCATCGGCGGCATCCTGAAACATTGCAAGGCACTGTGCGCTTTCACCAATCCGACGACCAATTCCTACAAACGGCTGGTTCCCGGATATGAAGCACCCGTCAACCTGGCCTATTCGAGCCGGAATCGCAGCGCAGCCATTCGTATTCCCATGTATTCGACATCGCCGAAAGCCAAGCGTATCGAGTTCCGGACGCCTGACCCATCCTGCAACGGATACCTGGCGTTTTCGGCCATTCTCATGGCTGTACTGGACGGCATTGAGAAAAAGATCGATCCGGGTGATCCGCTCGACAAGAACATCTATGATCTGCCCCCGGAAGAACTGGCCAATGTGCCTTCGGCGCCGGGTTCTCTGGAAGAAGCCATCGAGGCTCTCAAGGCAGATCACGAATTTTTGATGAAGGGCGATGTGTTTACCCAGGATGTCATCGATACCTGGATCGAATACAAGAAAGCGCATGAAATCGATCCGGTGAAGCTGCGGCCCCATCCGCATGAATTTCAGCTCTATTTCGATATTTAA